Genomic window (Pseudomonas sp. L5B5):
TGCGCGGACTATCCTTGACGTTCATTTCTTTCAATCGTTTTCGCAAATCCCCGCCGACAAAGCTGCCAGGGTGACTCTCGAGTCTTACACGGCATGCGCAGCTTTGGAGCATGGGTCTTTGCGGATGCACTTAGAGGCAGACCCATGACCCAGGAAATCGGCGGCTTCGCCGCTCTTGAACTTCATCCCAGTATTGTTGCAGCGGTAGTCGCCACCGGCTACGAAGAGCCTTCGGCCATTCAGCAGCAATCGATCCCGATCATCCTCGCCGGTCACGATATGATTGGCCAGGCGCAAACCGGTACCGGTAAGACCGCTGCCTTTGCCCTGCCTATCCTGCACCGCATCGATCCGTCCAAGCGCGAGCCGCAAGCTCTGATCCTGGCCCCAACCCGTGAGTTGGCGCTACAAGTAGCAACCGCCTTTGAAACCTACGCCAAGCAAATGCCGGGCGTGACTGTTGTGGCCGTCTACGGCGGTGCGCCGATGGGCCCACAACTCAAGGCAATCCGTAATGGCGCACAGATCGTTGTCGCCACCCCGGGCCGTCTGTGCGACCACCTGCGTCGTGACGAAAAGGTCCTGGCCACCGTGAACCACCTGGTTCTGGACGAAGCCGACGAAATGCTCAAGCTGGGCTTCATGGATGACCTGGAAGTGATCTTCAAGGCCATGCCCGAGTCCCGCCAGACCGTGCTGTTCTCGGCCACTCTGCCGCAGTCGATCCGTGCGATCGCCGAGCGTCACCTGAAGGACCCGAAACACGTCAAGATCCAGAGCAAGACCCAGACCGTCACCGCGATCGAGCAGGCTCACCTGCTGGTCCATGCCGACCAGAAGACCGGTGCTGTCCTGAGCTTGCTGGAAGTCGAGGACTTCGACGCCCTGATCATGTTCGTGCGCACCAAGCAAGCGACCCTGGACCTGGCCAGCGCCCTGGAAGCCAAAGGCTACAAGGCTGCCGCGCTGAATGGCGATATCGCCCAGAACCAGCGTGAGCGTGTGATCGACTCCCTCAAGGATGGTCGCCTGGATATCGTGGTGGCTACCGATGTCGCCGCTCGTGGCCTGGACGTACCGCGTATCACCCACGTGTTCAACGTGGACATGCCTTACGATCCTGAGTCCTACGTACACCGTATCGGCCGTACTGGCCGTGCCGGTCGCGAAGGCCGTGCCCTGCTGCTGGTGACTCCGCGTGAGCGTCGCATGCTGCAGGTAATCGAGCGTGTAACCGGGCAGAAAGTGGCAGAAGTTCGCCTGCCGGATGCCCAGGCCGTGCTCGATGCTCGCATCAAGAAGCTGACCAACAGCCTGGCCCCGCTGGTGGCTGACGCCGAAGCGAGCCATGGCGACTTGCTGGACCGCCTGACTGCCGACATCGGTTGCAGTCCGCGCGCCCTGGCTGCGGCCCTGCTGCGCAAGGCCACCAATGGTCAGGCGCTGGACCTGGCGACCATCGAGAAAGAGCGTCCACTGGTGCCTAACAACGCCCCGCGTGGCGAACGTTCCGAGCGTTACGGCGACCGTCCCGATCGCGCAGATCGTGGTGACCGTGGCGATCGTGAGCGTCGCGCACCGGCCCCGCTGGCCGAAGGTCGTGCTCGTTGCCGTACCGCGCTGGGCGCGCGTGACGGGATTGCTGCCAAGAACCTCCTGGGGGCGATCCTCAACGAAGGTGGCCTGGCTCGTGAAGCCATCGGCCGTATCCAGGTGCGTGACAGCTTCAGCCTGGTCGAGCTGCCGGAAGATGGCCTGGACCGTCTGCTGGCCAAGCTCAAGGACACTCGCGTTGCCGGCAAGCAGCTCAAGCTGCGTCGCTACCGCGAGGATTGATCTGCCCTCTGGGTTGATCGATCGAGCATGAAAAATCCCCGGCGGGTCCGGGGATTTTTTTTGCCTGCGATTTGCCCGGGCCTCAGCCGAAGCGGTAGATGTCCATGCCCAGCGCGCCCAGGGTGAATCCCTGGTGGGCGAGGTTGAAGGCGCCCCCGGCACCCCGGGCGAAATACAGCGGCAGCAAGTGTTCGTCGCTGGGGTGGCTGCGAACGGCGTGGGGCGCTTGCTGCCGGTAGTCATGCAGTGCTGCCTGGTCATCGCCGGTCAGTTTTTCGATCATCCAGTCGCGAAAGGCCTTGGCCCACGGGGTGACGCTTTCAGGGCCGGCCTGCCAGTCCAGTTCCCGCAGGTTGTGGGTGATGCTGCCGGAGCCGATCAGCAGCACGCCCTGTTCGCGCAGGCTGGCCAGGGCGCGGCCGATGCGAGTCTGTAGCGCCGGACCCTGGCGACTGGGCAGGGACAGCTGGACCACCGGGATGTCCGCTTGCGGGTACATCAGCGACAGCGGCACCCAGGTGCCATGATCGAAAGGGCGCCGGGCGTCGAGTGTGGCTGCCAGGCCGCTGGCCTGGAGCAACTGCACCACCTGTGCCGCCAGCTCCGGGTCTCCCGGGGCCGGGTACTGCACGGCGAACAGGGCGGCGGGAAATCCTCCGAAGTCATGCCAGGTCTCGGGATGCGGATGGGCGCTGACTCGCAGGTCCGGGCTTTCCCAGTGAGCCGACACCACCAGAATCGCTCGGGGTCTAGGCAGTTGCGCCGCCAGGCTTGACAGGGCGGGGCCACTCTCGCCGGGTTCCAGCGCCAGCATGGGGGACCCATGGGAAATGAACAGGCTGGGGAGCATGAAAAAGGTCCTGAAGGTTAAGATGCGCCATCTTCAATCAGATCATTGATCTAAATCTAATATAAGTTTTAGGGCTTTTTGATCGAATTCCAAGGACATTCCATGCAAGCAGACTTTTGGCACAAGCGCTGGGAACGCGACCAGATCGGCTTTCACCTGGCAGAGGTCAACCCCTATTTGCAGCAGTACTGGCCGGACCTTGGTCTGGAGGAACAAAGTCGGGTGCTGGTGCCACTGTGTGGCAAGAGCCTGGACCTGGCCTGGCTTGCCGCCCGTGGGCACCGGGTGCTGGGGGTCGAGCTTTCGGATAAGGCCGTGGAGGATTTTTTCCGCGAGCACGCGTCGCAGCCAGAGGTCCGCCAGCAAGGCGTGTTCAAGGTCTACACCCTGGGTTCGATCCAGCTCTGGTGTGGGGATTTTTTTGCCTTGACTGCCGAGGACGTTGCCGATTGCACGGCCTTGTATGACCGCGCGGCGATGATCGCCTTGCCTCGGGAGATGCGCCAACGCTACGTCGCCCACCTCAATGGCCTGTTGCCAGTCGGCAGCCGCGGACTGCTGATCACCATGGACTACGATCAGGCCCAGCTGGATGGGCCCCCCTTCGCCGTGCTGGACGATGAAGTTCGCCAGGGCCTGGAAGGCAACTGGCAGTTGCAGGTGCAAACCGAGCGCGACATCCTGGGTGAAAGCTGGAAGTTTCTCCAGGGCGGGGTCACCCGGCTCGTGGAGCGGGTCTATCGCCTGGAGAAGCAGGGCGCACGCTGAGTTTCCAGGCCCATGCAAAAGGGCGACTCGCGTCGCCCTTTTGGGTGTTGCCGTCGTGCGGATCAGCCGCGACGGCGCAGGGCGTCGATGCGGTCTTCCAGTGGCGGGTGGCTCAGGAACATCCGGGCCAGGCCCTGCTTGATGCCGCCGTTGATGCCGAAGGCATTCAAGGTATCGGGCATGTGCACTGGCAGGCCCTGTTCCGAGCGCAGGCGTTGCAAGGCACCGATCATCGCGTTGGTCCCGGCCAGGCGGGCGCCGGCTTCGTCGGCACGGTATTCGCGCTTGCGCGAGAACCACATGACGATGGCGCTGGCGAGGATGCCCAGTACCAGTTCGGCGAAGATGGTCGCCACGTAGTAGGCAATACCCTGGCCTTCTTCGTTCTTGAAGATCACCTTGTCGACGAAGTTGCCGATGATCCGCGCGAAGAACATCACGAAGGTGTTCACCACGCCCTGGATCAGGGCCAGGGTCACCATGTCGCCATTGGCGACGTGACCGATCTCGTGGGCCAGCACCGCCTTGACTTCATCGGGCGAGAACCGTTCCAGCAGGCCCTGGCTGACCGCCACCAGGGCGTCGTTCTTGTTCCAGCCGGTAGCGAAGGCGTTGGCCTCGTAGGCCGGGAAAATCCCCACTTCGGGCATCTTGATGCCGGCTTCGCGGGACAGTTGTTCAACGGTCTGCAGCAACCATTGCTCATGGCGGGTACGCGGCTGGGTAATGATCTGCGTGCTGGTGCTCATCTTCGCCATCCACTTGGAGATGAACAGCGAGAACAGCGAGCCGGCAAAACCAAAGACCGCACAGAAAATCAGCAGCTGATTGAGGTTCAGATCAACCCCGTTGGCCGCCATGAACCCGTTGAAGCCGAAAAGGCTCAGGGTAATGCTGGCAATCAGCACGACCGCAAGGTTAGTGGCCAAAAACAGCAGGATTCGCATCATGGTTGTAGAAATCTCCTCAAGCTAAAGATGTAGCGTTCCGCGGGGTATATAAGGCGCGGCAACCACCTATTCAACACGGCTTCTATTTCAAACTGTGTCGCATGGGGCGGGCATGACAGGGGTATTGCAGGCTCATGACCCGTCGCCACGGACGACCGTCGCCCGGTTGCGGCGCAGACGCTGTGACAGTGGGCGCGACGGAAAGTGCAAGCTTAGTAGAAGGGGAGCGGGGAAGGTCAGTGAAGATGTGTTGCTGAATTAATCGCCGTGCGATCCGCGACAGATCGCACGGCGTTCATTGGCTTACTGACGGTAGGACTTGAGGAAGCCACCGATCCGGCCAATGGCCTGTTCCAGGTCGTCCACCCGTGGCAGGGTCACCACGCGGAAGTGGTCCGGCCATGGCCAATTGAAGGCGGTGCCTTGCACGACCAGGAGTTTTTCCGAGAGCAGCAGGTCAAGGACGAACTTCTCGTCGTTGTGGATTGGGCAGACCTTCGGATCGATCCGTGGAAAGGCATACAGCGCGCCCATGGGCTTGACGCAGCTCACGCCGGGAATGTCGTTGAGCAACTCCCAGGTGCGGTTTCGTTGTTCCAGCAGGCGGCCAGGTGGCAGAACCAGGTCGTTGATGCTCTGGTAGCCACCCAGGGCGGTCTGGATCGCATGCTGGCTGGGCACGTTGGCGCACAAGCGCATGTTGGCCAGCATGTCGATGCCTTCGATGTAGCTCAGGGCGTGCTGCTTGGGACCGGAGATGGCCACCCAGCCAGAGCGGAAACCGGCCACGCGATAGGACTTGGACAGGCCGTTGAAGGTCAGGCACAGCAGGTCCGGGGCCAGGGAGGCGGTGCAGATGTGCACGGCGTCATCGTAGAGAATCTTGTCGTAGATCTCGTCCGAGAACACCACTAGATTGTGCTGGCGAGCCAGTTCCAGCATGCCCAGCAGCACTTCCCGGGGGTACACCGCGCCGGTGGGGTTGTTCGGGTTGATGATCACCAGGGCTTTGGTGTTCGGGGTGATCTTGGCCTTGATGTCGGCAAGATCGGGCCACCAGTTGGCCTGTTCATCGCACAGGTAATGCACCGGGTTGCCGCCGGCCAGGCTGACCGCTGCGGTCCACAATGGATAGTCGGGGGCCGGGACCAGCACTTCGTCGCCGTTGTTGAGCAGGGCCTGCATGGCCATCACGATCAGTTCGGAAACACCGTTGCCCAGGTAGATGTCCTCGATGCCGATGCCTTCCACCTGCTTCTGCTGGTAGTACTGCATCACCGCCTTGCGCGCGCTGAACAGGCCCTTGGAGTCACTGTAGCCCTGGGCGGTCGGCAGGTTGCGGATCACATCCTGGAGAATCTCGTCCGGCGCTTCGAAACCAAAGGGCGCCGGGTTGCCGATGTTCAGCTTGAGGATGCGATGGCCTTCCTCTTCCAGGCGCTTGGCGTGCTTGAGCACCGGGCCGCGAATGTCATAACAGACGTTGGCGAGCTTGTTCGATTTGCTGACCTGCATGGCGATGTGTTCCCGAAAATGAACGATCCAGGCGGAGGATGAACTACCGTACTGGGAATCCTGCCGTGTTACACCGGGCTGTAGCCCGCACCGGCTGCGGCAAAATCCGTTTGAATGGGTGTAGCGCGGCTGCCAGACTGGCGTCTGACGAGGCGCAATCATACGTGCCGCCCGATCCGTGGAAAAGATACAGATCGGGCTTTTTCCGTTGCAGAGGAAGGACCATGGAAAAGCTGGAAAAAACCCTGGAAGAATGGCGGGCGATGCTCGATCCGGAGCAGTACAACGTCTGTCGGCTCAAGGGCACCGAACGCCCCTTCTCGGGCGAGTACAACGGCACCAAGACCGACGGGGTGTATCACTGTGTCTGCTGTGGCGAAGCGCTGTTCGACTCCAGGGCCAAGTTCGATTCGGGTTGTGGCTGGCCGAGCTTCTACGAGCCCATCGCTGACAGCGCCATGATCGAGATCCGCGACCTGAGCCACGGCATGATCCGTACCGAAGTGGTCTGCGCCAAGTGCGATGCCCACCTGGGCCATGTGTTCCCGGACGGCCCGCCGCCCACCGGCCTTCGCTACTGCATCAATTCCGTCTGCCTGGACCTGGTGGCACGCTAGGCGAAAGGTGTAGGAGCGAGGCTTGCCCGTGATGGAGCGCTGCGTTTATCCAGTCAGTACGCGCTACCGTTTACAAGCATCGCGAGCAAGCTTCGCTCCTACAGGGATCACCTTGCTTAACTGACTGGCATTAAGCTCAATGGAGCCCTTTTTTCGTGAATTAAATTGCATGCAATTTAATTGAGTACTATTTTTATCCGTTCCTGACCTCGAGTGGAGTTGCCGCCATGACTGACGCGTTGCTGACTATTCCCTGCACCACCATCAAGGGCGAACAGAAGACCCTGGCGGATTTCGCCGGCAAGGCCGTGCTGGTGGTCAATACGGCCAGCAAGTGTGGCTTCACGCCCCAGTACAAGGGGCTCGAGCAGCTGTGGCAGGCCTACAAGGACCGAGGCCTGGTGATCCTGGGCTTTCCGTGCAACCAGTTCGGTCAGCAGGAGCCGGGTAACGAAGGGGCAATCTCGGAGTTCTGCGAACTCAACTATGGCGTGAGTTTCCCGCTGTTCAAGAAGATCGAGGTCAACGGCGCCGGGGCCCATCCGTTGTTCGTCCAATTGAAGAAGCGTGCCCCCGGGGTCCTGGGCTCCCAGGGCATCAAGTGGAACTTCACCAAGTTCCTGATCGGCCAGGACGGCAAGCTGGTCAAGCGCTTTGCCCCGACCACCAAACCCAAGGACCTGGTCGGCGAGATCGAAGCCCTGCTCAAATGAACGACCAGCCTGGCGTATCACTGCAGCTCGACAGTCAGTTGTGCTTCAAGCTCTATGCCGCTTCGCGGGCAGTGGTGCGTGGCTACAAGCCGATGCTCGATCGCCTGGGCCTGACCTATCCGCAGTACCTGGCGATGCTGGTGTTGTGGGAGTGGCATGCGGCGCCGCCGTCCTTGCCGACGGTGAAGGCCTTGGGAGAGCGCCTGGCACTGGACTCCGGCACCTTGACGCCATTGCTCAAGCGCCTGGAGCAGTTGCACCTGGTGCAGCGTCGGCGGTCGGGGCGCGATGAGCGCGAAGTGCACCTGAGCCTGAGTGACACGGGGCTGGCCCTGCGCGAGCAGGTCGCGCCGCTCAAGGCGGCACTGTTGTGCGAGAGCGGGATCGACCTCGACAGCCTGGGCCCACTGCGCGACAGCCTCGACCAATTGCTGCAGCAGATCAGAGCTTTGTCGTAGTCGGCACCCACAGGTCCAGTAGGGCGATCAGCTCTTCGCGACGAAACGGCTTGGCCAGGTAGTCGCTCATGCCCGCGGCCCGGCAGCGCTCACGTTCCTCGGGCATGGCGTTGGCGGTCAAGGCGATGATGGGCAGGTCGGGCCAGCGCCCGCTGCGGCGAATCTGCCGGCTGGCCTCATAGCCGTCCATGACCGGCATGTTGCAGTCCATCAGGATCAGATCGAAGCTGCTGTGCTCCAGCTGATTCAGGGCCTCGGCCCCATGGACGGCCACGGTCACGGCGCACCCCAGCTTGCTCAGCATGCCCTTGGCCACGAGTTGGTTCACTGGGTTGTCTTCCACCAGCAGAATGTTCGCCCGGCGGATCTGCACCGGCATCTGTAGCTGTTCATCGTTGAGGGTAATGGGTTCGCTCTGCAGCGAACGGCGCAGCGTCTGGTACAGGGCATTGCGCGCCAGGGGCCGGGCCTGCTGCTGCAGCGGCGCCAGGGCGCTGGCCTCTTCGCTGGGCAGGAAGCTGCCGTAGGCGGTCACCAGCAGGATCGGGGCGCTGATGGCCGGACGCAGGCCGAACAGGCATTCCGGGCAGTCGGTGATCAGCAGGTCGGGATTGAGTCCGGCTAATGAATCCTCGATGTCGCAGCGCTGGTAGCTCAGGCCCCAGGCCGGCAACAGGCTCGACAGCAGCTCGGCCAGGCCGCTGCCGGTGTCGGTGATGGCGATGATCTTGCCGGATAGCCTCGGTGGTGGTGCGGCCGGAGTGTGGCAGGGCAGCGGCAGGTCGGCGCAGAACTGGCTGCCAAAGCCGACTTCGGAACTGATGCTCAGGCGGCCGTTCATGGCTTCGCAGAGGTTGTAGGTCAATGCCAGGCCCAATCCGGTGCCGCCGTACTGGCGAGTGATCCCCGCGCCGGCCTGGGTATAGGGCTGGAAGATCTTGACCTGGGCTTCCTGGGCGATGCCGATGCCGGTATCGCAGATCTCGATGCGCACCCCGTCGGCCTGGGTCCTCAAGCGCACATCGACTCGGCCGAAGCGGGTGAACTTGAGCGCGTTGGACAGCAGGTTGCTGACGATCTGCCGGACCCGGGTCGGGTCGCCCAGCACCAGGGCCGGGAAGTCCGGGGCAATCAGGCAGGTGAGCTCGACGCTGGCGGCAGCATTCTGCGACAGCAGGTTGGCGGTGTCTTCCACCAGTACCCCGAGGTCGAAGGGGATGCGCTCGAGTTCCAGTTGCCCGGCGTCGAACTTGGACATATCCAGGATGTCGTTGAGCAGCTCCACCAGCACTTTGCCGGAGTCATGGGCGATGGACAGCTGCTGGCGCTGCTCGGGGTTCAGCGGGCTGTCCAGGGACAGGGCGATCATGCCCAGCAGGCCATTGAGCGGTGTGCGGATCTCGTGGCTCATGTTGGCCAGGAACGCCGCGCGGGCCTGGGCCATGTCCAGGGCCGTGCGTCGAGCGGCTTCCAGCTCCTCGTTGGACTGGCTGAGCCGGGCATTGCTGGCCTTGAGCTCGGTCGTGCGGGCCGACACGATGCTTTCCAGTTGCCCGAGGTATTCGGTCAGGCGGTTCTCGGCGTTGCGCCGTTGCTGGATCTCGGTGGCCATCACCTCGAACTGCTGGTTGGCCACCTTGACCAGTACCCCGACCTCGTCGTTCTCGTGCCCATGGGGAAAGTCCAGCTTGGTCTGCTGCGGGCCACGGGGGTCACGGCTGCTGAGCTCGCGGATCACCTCCACCAGGGGCTTGGTCAGCATCACGTAGAACAGCCCGAGGAGAATCCCGGTCAGGATCAGGCTGCGGACGAAGCCGTTGAGCAGGGTCACCTCGGCGCGCCGCAGGAAACGGCTGCCGAAGGCATAGGTGTCGACATCCAGGTGCAGGGTGCCGAGGGATTCCTCCGGCAGGTGGCTGAGGTACAGGCGGTCCTCGAATTGCCGGTCGGCGCCGAACAGGAAGTCACTGATGGCCCGATAGCGGCTCTGCAGCGGCGGGCGCTCGACGTTGGCCAGCAGGGTATTGTTGTTGTCGATCAGTTGCGCGCGAATGATTGCCGGGGAGCGCAGCAGGCCGAGGGTCAGTTCCTGGGCCAGTTCGGAGTCGATGTTGTAGGCGATACGTGAAGCCGGGTTATGGCTGATTTCCAGCAGCGAGTGGATTTCACGATTGATGGAGGCGTCTTCGCTGGCATAATCGATACCGATTTGCACCAGACTGAGCGCGGTCCCCAGAATGAAACCCACCAACACGGTGAGCCGGGCCTGTTTATAGGACAGGCGGTTGGTGAACTTGATATCCATGGGGGGTTGAACCACTTTCGTTTCCCTTCGCTGCGCAAGCATAGCTGATCATCTTGAATTACCGGCCTGGGCTGGCAGCAGTTGACTGGGCCTGTAGACCCCTTGATCAGGACTGCGTTTCGTCTGTGTGCCGCATCATTACCTTGAACGTGCCTGAGGAAAAGTCGTGGATGCCCGATTGAATGCATTTCTTGAACGCGCCGATGCGGTCCTGGCCCGTCTCGAGCCGCTGTTGCCCACCCCGCGCCAAGCCATCGACTGGAACCAGTGCCTGGCTGCCCGCTGGCAACGTGAAGGTCGCAGCGGCTTCCTGCTGCCCCTGGACGTTAGCCTGGACATGCGCCTGAGCGATTTGATCGGGGTCGACAAGCAGCGTGAGCAACTGGCACGCAACACCCAGCAGTTCCTCGACGGCCTGCCGGCCAACCATGCCTTGCTCTGGGGCTCGCGCGGCACGGGAAAATCTTCCCTGGTCCGGGCTCTGTTGGCCGAGCACGCCAAGGGCGGCCTGCGCCTGATCGAGATCGAGCGCGATCACCTGGCGGACTTGCCACGGGTGGTGGAGCAACTGGTCAAGTTGCCCCAGCGTTTCGTGCTGTTCTGTGACGATCTGTCCTTCGAGTCCGGCGAGGGCGACTACCGGGTGCTCAAGAGCGTGCTCGACGGCTCCCTGGAGCAGGCACCTGAGAATGTGCTGCTGTACGCCACCTCCAACCGCCGGCACCTGGTACCGGAAAAGGAAAGCGACAACGAGAACTGGAAGCGCGTCGACGGCGAGCTGCACCCCAGCGAGGCAGTGGAAGACAAGATTGCCTTGTCGGACCGCTTCGGCCTGTGGTTGTCGTTCTATCCCTTCACTCAGGAACACTTTCTCAACGTGGTCGAGCACTGGATCGGCGAGTTGGCGCGCAAGGCCGGCTTGCAATGGCAGCGCGACGAAGCCCTGGACATCCTGGCGGTGCGCTGGGCCACCGGTCGCGGCAACCGCAATGGTCGTTGCGCTTATCAATTCGCCCGTTACTGGGTGGGCCTGCAGTTGCTGGAGCAAAAAGCATGATCGATCTGAAAAGCACCGGCCAGGGCCTGGACGGTTACGGGCTGTTGTGTGCCCAGCTGGAGTCGCTGCTGGCCGATGAGCGCGATTTCATCGCCAACGCGGCACAGTTCTCGGCCTTCCTGTTCAGCCAGCTCGAGGACCTGAACTGGGCGGGTTTCTACCTCAACCGCAACCAGGAACTGGTGCTTGGCCCGTTCCAGGGGCAGATCGCCTGCGTGCGCATTCCCTTTGGTCGGGGCGTTTGCGGCACCGCAGCAGCGACGCAGCAGACCCAGCGAGTGGAGGATGTGCATGCCTTCGCCGGGCACATCGCCTGCGACAGCGCCTCCAACAGTGAACTGGTGGTACCGCTGGTCAAGGACGGCCAACTGATCGGCGTGCTTGACCTGGATAGCCCGAAGCTGGCGCGCTTTGGCGTCGAGGACCAGGCCGGCATCGAGCGCCTGGCGCAGATATTCCTGGACGCCAGCGACTGCTGAGTCGTCAGCCGGCCAACCCGGCCTTGCCCAGCAAGGCCGCCTGATCCACTGAATCGATCTGCTGCGGCGTGAGGAAGCGTTCGGCGTACTGCTGATAGATCCGCTGTCGAATGAACAGCTCGAACAGCTGCGGATCGATATGGGCGTCCCGGCACATCATGGCCATGATGTTCAGTGCCTCGCTCAGGGTCTTGCCCTTCTTGTAGGGGCGATCCGCAGCGGTGAGGGCCTCGAAGATATCGGCGATGGCCATCATCCTGGCCGGCAGGCTCATCTGCTCGCGCTTGAGCTGGCGCGGATAACCACTGCCGTCCATTTTTTCGTGATGGCCACCGGCGATCTCCGCCACGTTCTGCAAATGGCTGGGGAAGGGCAGGTGCTCGAGCATGATGATGGTCTGCACGATGTGGTGGTTGATCACATAGCGCTCCTCGGCGGTCAGGGTGCCCCGGGGAATGCTCAGGTTGTACAGCTCGCCGCGGTTGTATTTATGGAGCGGCACCTGGAGCTTGAACCCCCAGGGATTGTCCGCGGCCAGAACCTCCGAGCTGTCGCGTTCGAGCAAGTGGTCGGCCCTGTCATCCAGCAGCGGTTCCATGACCGGCAGGCTGGGCACTGGCGTGCGCTCCATGCGCTGGCTCTCGGCCCAGGACACCCCCAGGCGATTGTCCAGGGTACGGCTCCAGGTGCGCAGGGCAATACGCTGCAGACGCTGCTGGTCGGCCTCGGCCATGAACTCCGCCCCCAGGTTGCAGCGGGCGACGAAGGCGAAGTCCTCGTCCAGCTCTTGCAGGCGTGCATCGCGCTCGCTGGCCAGGGGGGCTTCCTTGGAGCCCAGGGCCAGGGCTTTCCAATAGTCGATCCAGGCATCGCGCTTGAGCACTTCGAAGCGGGTACGGACTTCATGGATCCGATCGTTCAGGGTTTCCAGCTTGGTGGCCTTGTCCACCACGTACTCGGGTGTGGTGACCTTGCCGCAGTCGTGCAGCCAGGCGGCCACATGCAGGGCTTCCCAATCATCCTCGCTGGGCTGGTAGTGGGCGAATGCCGGCTCCTGGCTGGCTGCGGCGGCTTCGGCCAGCATCAGCGCCAGCGCCGGCACGCGCTGGCAATGTCCGCCGGTGTAGGGGCTCTTGGCGTCGATGGCGCCTGCCAGCAGCTGGATGAAGGCGTCCAGCAACTGCTTCTGCTTGTCCTGCAGGCGCTGGCTTTCGATGCACAGCGCAGCAGTGGCGGATACCGCCTGGATGAAGGCAATGCGGTCCGGGCTGAGCTTGTCCAGGTCCGCCTCGGTGCCACTGTCCACCAGGAACAGCAGGAGCATGCCCACCGTTTCGTGGTGTCGGTTGCGCAGGCGAATCCCCACCAGATGGGTGCGGGGGCTGTCCAGGACGAGCAGTATCCGCTGCAGGCGGCCTGCCTGTTCGAAGCCCAGGGTGGTGACCACGGTGTCGTGGTCGGCCAGCTGGCGCAGCCAGTCCGGATTGTGCGGGGCGGCCAGGTCCTGGGTGGCAATATCGAACGACGCCAGGTCTTGAGGCTGGCCATCGATGATCAGCCCGTGGGGCTCCAGGCGCGATCCCTTGTTTTCGCTGAGGTAGATCAGACCTGCCTGGGCCTGGGCGATCTTCACGGTTTCGAACAGCACCCGTTGCAGCAGCGGGTCGAAG
Coding sequences:
- a CDS encoding DODA-type extradiol aromatic ring-opening family dioxygenase — protein: MLPSLFISHGSPMLALEPGESGPALSSLAAQLPRPRAILVVSAHWESPDLRVSAHPHPETWHDFGGFPAALFAVQYPAPGDPELAAQVVQLLQASGLAATLDARRPFDHGTWVPLSLMYPQADIPVVQLSLPSRQGPALQTRIGRALASLREQGVLLIGSGSITHNLRELDWQAGPESVTPWAKAFRDWMIEKLTGDDQAALHDYRQQAPHAVRSHPSDEHLLPLYFARGAGGAFNLAHQGFTLGALGMDIYRFG
- a CDS encoding thiopurine S-methyltransferase, whose product is MQADFWHKRWERDQIGFHLAEVNPYLQQYWPDLGLEEQSRVLVPLCGKSLDLAWLAARGHRVLGVELSDKAVEDFFREHASQPEVRQQGVFKVYTLGSIQLWCGDFFALTAEDVADCTALYDRAAMIALPREMRQRYVAHLNGLLPVGSRGLLITMDYDQAQLDGPPFAVLDDEVRQGLEGNWQLQVQTERDILGESWKFLQGGVTRLVERVYRLEKQGAR
- the htpX gene encoding protease HtpX — translated: MMRILLFLATNLAVVLIASITLSLFGFNGFMAANGVDLNLNQLLIFCAVFGFAGSLFSLFISKWMAKMSTSTQIITQPRTRHEQWLLQTVEQLSREAGIKMPEVGIFPAYEANAFATGWNKNDALVAVSQGLLERFSPDEVKAVLAHEIGHVANGDMVTLALIQGVVNTFVMFFARIIGNFVDKVIFKNEEGQGIAYYVATIFAELVLGILASAIVMWFSRKREYRADEAGARLAGTNAMIGALQRLRSEQGLPVHMPDTLNAFGINGGIKQGLARMFLSHPPLEDRIDALRRRG
- a CDS encoding pyridoxal phosphate-dependent aminotransferase codes for the protein MQVSKSNKLANVCYDIRGPVLKHAKRLEEEGHRILKLNIGNPAPFGFEAPDEILQDVIRNLPTAQGYSDSKGLFSARKAVMQYYQQKQVEGIGIEDIYLGNGVSELIVMAMQALLNNGDEVLVPAPDYPLWTAAVSLAGGNPVHYLCDEQANWWPDLADIKAKITPNTKALVIINPNNPTGAVYPREVLLGMLELARQHNLVVFSDEIYDKILYDDAVHICTASLAPDLLCLTFNGLSKSYRVAGFRSGWVAISGPKQHALSYIEGIDMLANMRLCANVPSQHAIQTALGGYQSINDLVLPPGRLLEQRNRTWELLNDIPGVSCVKPMGALYAFPRIDPKVCPIHNDEKFVLDLLLSEKLLVVQGTAFNWPWPDHFRVVTLPRVDDLEQAIGRIGGFLKSYRQ
- the msrB gene encoding peptide-methionine (R)-S-oxide reductase MsrB yields the protein MEKLEKTLEEWRAMLDPEQYNVCRLKGTERPFSGEYNGTKTDGVYHCVCCGEALFDSRAKFDSGCGWPSFYEPIADSAMIEIRDLSHGMIRTEVVCAKCDAHLGHVFPDGPPPTGLRYCINSVCLDLVAR
- a CDS encoding glutathione peroxidase, with the protein product MTDALLTIPCTTIKGEQKTLADFAGKAVLVVNTASKCGFTPQYKGLEQLWQAYKDRGLVILGFPCNQFGQQEPGNEGAISEFCELNYGVSFPLFKKIEVNGAGAHPLFVQLKKRAPGVLGSQGIKWNFTKFLIGQDGKLVKRFAPTTKPKDLVGEIEALLK
- a CDS encoding MarR family winged helix-turn-helix transcriptional regulator, encoding MNDQPGVSLQLDSQLCFKLYAASRAVVRGYKPMLDRLGLTYPQYLAMLVLWEWHAAPPSLPTVKALGERLALDSGTLTPLLKRLEQLHLVQRRRSGRDEREVHLSLSDTGLALREQVAPLKAALLCESGIDLDSLGPLRDSLDQLLQQIRALS
- a CDS encoding response regulator, whose translation is MDIKFTNRLSYKQARLTVLVGFILGTALSLVQIGIDYASEDASINREIHSLLEISHNPASRIAYNIDSELAQELTLGLLRSPAIIRAQLIDNNNTLLANVERPPLQSRYRAISDFLFGADRQFEDRLYLSHLPEESLGTLHLDVDTYAFGSRFLRRAEVTLLNGFVRSLILTGILLGLFYVMLTKPLVEVIRELSSRDPRGPQQTKLDFPHGHENDEVGVLVKVANQQFEVMATEIQQRRNAENRLTEYLGQLESIVSARTTELKASNARLSQSNEELEAARRTALDMAQARAAFLANMSHEIRTPLNGLLGMIALSLDSPLNPEQRQQLSIAHDSGKVLVELLNDILDMSKFDAGQLELERIPFDLGVLVEDTANLLSQNAAASVELTCLIAPDFPALVLGDPTRVRQIVSNLLSNALKFTRFGRVDVRLRTQADGVRIEICDTGIGIAQEAQVKIFQPYTQAGAGITRQYGGTGLGLALTYNLCEAMNGRLSISSEVGFGSQFCADLPLPCHTPAAPPPRLSGKIIAITDTGSGLAELLSSLLPAWGLSYQRCDIEDSLAGLNPDLLITDCPECLFGLRPAISAPILLVTAYGSFLPSEEASALAPLQQQARPLARNALYQTLRRSLQSEPITLNDEQLQMPVQIRRANILLVEDNPVNQLVAKGMLSKLGCAVTVAVHGAEALNQLEHSSFDLILMDCNMPVMDGYEASRQIRRSGRWPDLPIIALTANAMPEERERCRAAGMSDYLAKPFRREELIALLDLWVPTTTKL